The following coding sequences are from one Candidatus Zymogenus saltonus window:
- a CDS encoding B12-binding domain-containing radical SAM protein, producing the protein MRYEGIVIRPPSEAGSLILQVTLGCSHNKCTFCPTYKKKKFKIRPLESIRADLKEVMGCGRIRRIFLADGDALIIPQKTLGPIFDSINEFIYGIDRIGIYGNVKSILRKTPEELKALKEKGLGIIYMGLESGDGEILKKVKKGTGPEDAVEAARRVREAGILLSVTVLMGLGGKNGSKRHALETGKILSEMNPDFVGALTLMIVPGTPLYEDLQKGTFVLPDQMGFLEELYLILKSINVNSCLFTSNHASNYLPLRVNLPDQKDEAISLIRNILDEERIDLLRPEYTRGL; encoded by the coding sequence ATGAGATATGAAGGTATTGTAATCCGCCCGCCAAGCGAGGCGGGAAGTCTGATCCTCCAGGTTACATTGGGCTGCTCTCACAACAAGTGCACTTTTTGTCCGACATACAAAAAAAAGAAATTCAAGATCAGGCCACTTGAATCCATCAGGGCCGACCTGAAAGAGGTCATGGGGTGCGGGAGGATAAGGAGGATATTTTTGGCCGACGGCGACGCGCTCATAATCCCCCAGAAGACTTTAGGTCCGATTTTCGACAGCATAAATGAGTTTATATACGGGATCGACAGGATCGGGATATACGGAAACGTCAAAAGCATATTGAGAAAGACCCCTGAAGAATTGAAGGCCCTAAAGGAGAAAGGGCTGGGGATAATCTACATGGGTCTTGAAAGCGGTGACGGCGAAATTTTAAAAAAGGTGAAGAAGGGGACGGGGCCGGAGGATGCCGTTGAAGCGGCGAGAAGGGTCAGGGAGGCCGGAATCCTCCTGTCGGTGACCGTCCTTATGGGATTGGGGGGGAAGAACGGCTCCAAGCGTCACGCCCTCGAGACGGGGAAGATCCTCTCGGAAATGAACCCCGATTTTGTAGGCGCATTGACCCTGATGATCGTTCCCGGCACCCCACTGTATGAAGATTTGCAGAAAGGCACATTTGTCCTTCCGGACCAGATGGGTTTTCTGGAAGAGCTCTATCTTATCCTCAAAAGCATAAACGTAAACAGCTGTCTCTTTACATCAAACCACGCATCGAACTACCTTCCGTTAAGGGTAAATCTTCCCGATCAAAAAGATGAAGCAATATCTTTGATTCGCAATATCCTCGACGAAGAGAGGATAGATCTTCTTCGCCCCGAATATACAAGGGGTCTTTAG